A section of the Streptomyces sp. NBC_00178 genome encodes:
- a CDS encoding helix-turn-helix transcriptional regulator codes for MPSIHLAQPPEVAAVGVGVHGTASARDVFRLPGLWQLHLYGYTGRLTVDGEVHAIRPGHVSLVPPDTTVEFRYLGRSEHLFAHLSLPGAGKPRRVPVMQDAGPHATALSELLRRAAAAVAAAEPAQASAEIWAALWRVARLPPVVPRVVPHPAVTGAVAYIETRLAQPLTVPEIARAAGVSHNHLTRLFRAERGDTLVAYIRRRRLERAGHLLRESTLSIPAVAASVGIPDLQAFNKVCRRELGASPRAVRAGWSGGGAAAG; via the coding sequence GTGCCGTCGATCCACCTGGCCCAGCCGCCCGAGGTCGCCGCGGTAGGGGTCGGCGTGCACGGCACGGCCTCCGCGCGCGACGTGTTCCGTCTGCCCGGCCTGTGGCAGCTCCATCTGTACGGATACACGGGCCGGTTGACCGTGGACGGTGAGGTCCACGCCATCAGGCCGGGTCACGTGAGTCTCGTACCGCCGGACACGACCGTCGAGTTCCGCTATCTCGGGCGTTCGGAGCACCTCTTCGCCCATCTGTCGCTCCCGGGGGCGGGAAAGCCCAGGCGGGTGCCGGTGATGCAGGACGCGGGCCCTCACGCCACCGCGTTGTCGGAGCTCCTGCGCCGGGCGGCGGCGGCCGTGGCCGCCGCCGAGCCCGCCCAGGCGTCGGCCGAGATCTGGGCGGCGTTGTGGCGGGTGGCCCGGCTGCCACCGGTCGTGCCCCGCGTCGTCCCCCATCCCGCGGTCACGGGCGCGGTCGCCTACATAGAGACGCGGCTGGCGCAGCCGTTGACCGTCCCGGAGATCGCCCGGGCCGCCGGTGTCTCGCACAACCACCTCACCAGGCTCTTCAGGGCGGAGCGGGGCGACACGCTCGTCGCCTACATCAGGCGCCGCCGGCTCGAGCGAGCCGGTCATCTGCTCCGGGAGTCGACCCTCTCCATCCCGGCGGTCGCCGCTTCGGTGGGCATCCCGGACCTCCAGGCGTTCAACAAGGTGTGCCGCCGCGAACTCGGCGCGTCGCCACGGGCGGTGCGGGCGGGCTGGAGCGGGGGCGGCGCGGCGGCCGGCTGA
- a CDS encoding phosphopentomutase — MAKTVIVVVDGFGVGAMPDAGTLRPGDLAADTCGHVLDHARTALGRPLRLPVLGALGLGLVHPHPDLARRTHLPVAAGRAALGYPGADTFAGHQTMMGADFSRVTVARLADHIDEVTEALTAAGHRAERLDGRPLLVVDGTVLVHDNLEADPGINWNASGRLDDLAFDGPGGILAIARTVRAVAPVARVIAVGGHADGPLPSYVRPGDGETVGLDTPATGFYRNPGLQVRHLGAPLDHTRQLPELAARAGIPVTLAGKAADILVCGPARRHPAVDTADVLAHTLDAVRAGGDALVVANVQETDLAGHQQDTGRYGRLLEQVDAGLAALVALLAGPGDRLIVTGDHGNDPAIGHSHHTREYVPVLIHRPGADGVELLPDADSLADVGATAAVSLGLDPGGLAGGRPLRTGRRAA, encoded by the coding sequence ATGGCCAAGACCGTCATCGTCGTCGTCGACGGATTCGGCGTCGGCGCCATGCCCGACGCGGGCACCCTGCGCCCCGGGGACCTCGCCGCCGACACCTGCGGACACGTGCTCGACCACGCGCGCACCGCGCTGGGCCGGCCGTTGCGGCTGCCGGTGCTCGGGGCGCTGGGGCTCGGTCTGGTCCACCCGCATCCGGACCTGGCGCGCCGCACCCACCTGCCGGTGGCCGCGGGCCGGGCCGCACTCGGCTACCCCGGGGCCGACACCTTCGCGGGCCACCAGACCATGATGGGCGCCGACTTCAGCAGGGTGACGGTGGCGCGGCTCGCCGACCACATCGACGAGGTGACCGAGGCTCTCACGGCGGCGGGGCACCGCGCCGAGCGGCTGGACGGACGGCCGCTGCTCGTCGTCGACGGCACGGTCCTGGTGCACGACAACCTGGAGGCCGACCCGGGGATCAACTGGAACGCCTCCGGCCGCCTCGACGACCTCGCCTTCGACGGGCCCGGCGGCATCCTCGCGATCGCGCGCACCGTGCGGGCCGTGGCTCCCGTCGCCCGGGTCATCGCGGTCGGCGGACACGCGGACGGTCCGCTCCCCTCGTACGTCCGCCCGGGAGACGGGGAGACGGTGGGCCTGGACACCCCAGCGACGGGGTTCTACCGCAACCCGGGCCTCCAGGTACGGCATCTGGGCGCACCCCTCGACCACACCCGCCAGCTGCCCGAACTGGCCGCGCGCGCGGGCATCCCGGTGACCCTGGCCGGGAAGGCGGCCGACATCCTGGTGTGCGGTCCGGCACGGCGCCACCCGGCGGTGGACACGGCCGACGTACTGGCGCACACGCTGGACGCCGTGCGCGCGGGGGGCGACGCGCTCGTCGTCGCCAACGTCCAGGAGACGGACCTCGCGGGACACCAGCAGGACACCGGGCGCTACGGGCGTCTGCTGGAACAGGTGGACGCCGGGCTCGCGGCGCTCGTCGCACTGCTCGCCGGGCCGGGCGACCGGCTGATCGTGACCGGCGACCACGGCAACGACCCGGCGATCGGCCACTCCCACCACACCCGGGAGTACGTCCCCGTGCTCATCCACCGCCCGGGGGCGGACGGGGTCGAACTGCTGCCGGACGCGGACAGTCTGGCGGACGTCGGCGCGACGGCCGCCGTGTCGCTGGGCCTGGACCCCGGCGGCCTGGCAGGGGGGCGCCCGCTCCGCACCGGCCGGCGCGCGGCCTGA
- a CDS encoding alanine racemase: MFLDTLLTRNPGLVDAAAALHRDGEIPPDTYVMDLDAVEANAALLAAEAERLGIGLWFVVKQLGRNPELIRAVARHIPRSAAIDAAEARLLHAAGALPGNVGHLVQVPRRALPEVLAWRPEAVTVFDLANARAVSDTARELGFVQDVLIRVEGAGGTVYPGQEGGVPLDRLDGFAAAAEALDGIRIAGLTGFPCVLCDPATGVPAATATFDQVLKARDLLASRGHRSLKISAPSATSMASLPLLARLGATHGEPGHALTGTTPLHALDPAQPEKPAYVYVTEVAHTLADGRPAVYGGGFYARSHIRGAHLPRTGTRLGVQGAPAENIDYYRLLDAPADGADVRVGDTALLAFRTQIFVTRSTVAVVSGLSSGTPRLNGLYDAQGRAL; this comes from the coding sequence GTGTTCCTCGACACCCTCCTCACCCGCAATCCGGGGCTCGTCGACGCCGCGGCCGCCCTCCACCGGGACGGCGAGATCCCGCCGGACACCTACGTGATGGACCTGGACGCCGTCGAGGCGAACGCGGCGCTGCTGGCGGCCGAGGCCGAACGCCTCGGCATCGGGCTCTGGTTCGTCGTCAAGCAGCTCGGCCGCAACCCGGAACTGATCCGCGCCGTCGCCCGCCACATCCCGCGCTCCGCCGCCATCGACGCCGCCGAGGCCCGCCTCCTGCACGCCGCCGGCGCGCTGCCCGGAAACGTCGGCCACCTCGTCCAGGTCCCCCGGCGCGCACTGCCCGAGGTGCTGGCCTGGCGCCCCGAGGCCGTGACGGTCTTCGATCTGGCCAACGCCCGGGCCGTGTCGGACACCGCCCGGGAACTGGGCTTCGTCCAGGACGTCCTGATCCGGGTCGAGGGCGCGGGCGGCACGGTCTATCCCGGCCAGGAGGGGGGTGTGCCGCTCGACCGGCTGGACGGGTTCGCCGCCGCCGCCGAGGCGCTGGACGGCATCCGTATCGCCGGGCTCACCGGCTTCCCCTGCGTCCTGTGCGATCCGGCGACGGGCGTGCCGGCCGCCACGGCGACCTTCGACCAGGTGCTGAAGGCCCGTGACCTCCTGGCCTCGCGCGGTCACCGCAGCCTGAAGATCAGCGCCCCCAGCGCGACCTCGATGGCCTCACTGCCGCTGCTGGCCCGACTCGGTGCCACCCACGGCGAACCGGGTCACGCCCTCACCGGCACGACCCCGCTGCACGCCCTCGACCCGGCGCAGCCCGAGAAGCCGGCCTACGTGTACGTCACCGAGGTCGCCCACACGCTGGCGGACGGCCGTCCGGCGGTGTACGGCGGCGGCTTCTACGCCCGTTCGCATATCCGCGGCGCTCATCTGCCGCGTACCGGCACACGCCTGGGCGTGCAGGGGGCGCCCGCCGAGAACATCGACTACTACCGGCTGCTCGACGCACCCGCCGACGGGGCGGACGTACGTGTCGGGGACACCGCGCTGCTGGCCTTCCGCACCCAGATCTTCGTCACGCGTTCGACCGTCGCCGTGGTCTCCGGACTCTCGTCCGGCACCCCCCGGCTGAACGGCCTGTACGACGCCCAGGGCCGAGCCCTGTAA
- a CDS encoding aminotransferase class V-fold PLP-dependent enzyme produces MDPALPPTFPLATVPLEDAVATQFRLIEATAAHFEGHELFAADAGVVPGLGRPRSTARVEAVLADFFGAEDAAFVQGAGTGAIRAALNAAVRAGDPLLIHRAPVYRTTEVTLGGIGVRTVEADFNDPQELREALSSGIFRWAYIQHTRQRLADSYEPAEVIAACREAGVRTIVDDNYAVMRTPAAGVELGADASCFSLFKLHGPEGVGLVVGAADLIADVRRDNYSGGGQVQGHQALDALRALTHVPVMWSVQSRVGAEVAKRLAAGEVDGVAEVRIANAQDRCLLVRLDRPVARELPAVAARFGAAPYPVGSNSRYEIAPLFYRMSSSALDDSPELADWTVRINPMRAGADLVIGILRDSLAALAAPEVD; encoded by the coding sequence ATGGACCCGGCACTTCCCCCGACGTTCCCCCTGGCGACGGTCCCCCTCGAGGACGCCGTCGCGACACAGTTCCGGCTGATCGAGGCCACGGCCGCCCACTTCGAGGGCCATGAACTCTTCGCGGCCGACGCCGGAGTGGTCCCCGGGCTGGGCCGCCCCCGCAGCACCGCCCGCGTCGAGGCCGTACTCGCCGACTTCTTCGGCGCCGAGGACGCGGCCTTCGTCCAGGGCGCCGGCACGGGGGCGATCCGGGCGGCCCTCAACGCGGCGGTCCGGGCGGGTGATCCGCTGCTCATCCACAGGGCGCCGGTCTACCGCACGACCGAGGTGACGCTCGGGGGCATCGGCGTACGCACCGTCGAGGCGGACTTCAACGACCCCCAGGAGCTCCGCGAGGCCCTGTCGTCGGGGATCTTCCGCTGGGCCTACATCCAGCACACCCGGCAGCGGCTCGCCGACTCCTACGAGCCGGCCGAGGTGATCGCCGCCTGCCGGGAGGCCGGGGTCCGCACGATCGTCGACGACAACTACGCCGTCATGCGCACCCCCGCGGCCGGGGTGGAACTGGGCGCCGACGCCTCGTGCTTCTCCCTCTTCAAGCTGCACGGGCCGGAGGGGGTCGGACTCGTCGTCGGGGCGGCCGACCTGATCGCGGACGTGCGCCGCGACAACTACTCCGGAGGGGGTCAGGTCCAGGGCCACCAGGCGCTCGACGCCCTGCGTGCCCTCACCCACGTACCGGTCATGTGGTCGGTGCAGTCCCGTGTGGGCGCCGAAGTGGCGAAGCGCCTGGCGGCGGGCGAGGTGGACGGCGTGGCAGAGGTGCGCATCGCCAACGCCCAGGACCGCTGCCTGCTCGTCAGGCTCGACCGTCCCGTCGCCCGCGAGCTGCCGGCCGTGGCGGCCCGGTTCGGAGCGGCCCCCTACCCCGTCGGCTCCAACTCCCGCTACGAGATCGCCCCCCTCTTCTACCGCATGTCCAGCTCGGCCCTCGATGACTCCCCCGAGCTCGCCGACTGGACCGTGCGCATCAACCCGATGCGGGCGGGCGCCGACCTCGTCATCGGCATCCTGCGCGACTCGCTCGCCGCACTGGCCGCCCCGGAGGTCGACTGA
- a CDS encoding phosphotriesterase family protein, translating to MNRPAAPTLRTVTGELPPGSVRGPVLAHEHLVLDLDHRGDGAAVLDAQHHSPAVTAELSALREEFGLSLVIELTCRGMGRDVGTLRRIAEEAQVAVVAATGWYYEPFHTPEIDGHDVDALAGMLVREIEDGIGPAGVRPGVLGEIGSHGDVPTAPEAKVLRAAARAARATGLSVATHAQLGRGGLAQLELLTGEGLPAHRVGIGHQDLLDEPEVHRELAASGAYVAFDTVGKSSYGSDRTRLRLLLALLEAGHADRVLLSCDISRHGYLRDEGGQGYGHLFRTFLPQLRAAGADDDLVDLLTRRNPLRFLTGEEH from the coding sequence ATGAACCGCCCCGCAGCGCCCACCCTGCGCACCGTCACCGGAGAACTGCCGCCCGGCTCCGTGCGCGGCCCCGTCCTCGCCCACGAGCACCTCGTCCTCGACCTCGACCACCGGGGCGACGGCGCGGCCGTCCTCGACGCGCAGCACCACTCCCCGGCCGTCACGGCCGAACTGTCCGCTCTCCGGGAGGAGTTCGGCCTCTCCCTCGTCATCGAACTGACCTGCCGCGGGATGGGCCGCGATGTCGGCACCCTGCGGAGGATCGCGGAGGAGGCCCAGGTCGCGGTGGTCGCCGCGACCGGCTGGTACTACGAGCCGTTCCACACTCCCGAGATCGACGGGCACGACGTGGACGCGCTCGCCGGGATGCTCGTCCGCGAGATCGAGGACGGGATCGGCCCGGCCGGCGTCCGGCCCGGTGTCCTGGGCGAGATCGGCAGCCACGGTGACGTCCCGACGGCCCCCGAGGCCAAGGTGCTCCGGGCCGCGGCGAGGGCGGCGCGGGCCACCGGGCTCTCCGTCGCGACGCACGCGCAGCTCGGCCGGGGCGGCCTGGCCCAGCTGGAACTGCTCACCGGTGAGGGCCTGCCCGCCCATCGCGTCGGCATCGGCCACCAGGACCTGCTGGACGAACCGGAGGTCCACCGGGAGCTTGCCGCGAGCGGGGCGTACGTCGCCTTCGACACCGTGGGCAAGTCGTCCTACGGCAGCGACCGGACCCGGCTGCGGCTGCTGCTGGCCCTGCTGGAGGCGGGTCACGCCGACCGGGTGCTCCTCAGCTGCGACATCTCCCGGCACGGATACCTCCGGGACGAGGGCGGTCAGGGCTACGGGCACCTGTTCCGGACCTTCCTCCCGCAGCTCAGGGCGGCGGGCGCAGACGACGACCTGGTGGATCTGCTGACCCGCCGCAACCCCCTGCGTTTCCTGACCGGCGAGGAGCACTGA
- a CDS encoding YhfT family protein translates to MSTTLAAGAGLDFTLAQQLTVIALCALTAFISHMALAVFNDGVRPFLLDFVQGRTTRSATTAVSFGLSAGFIFGLGAPMALSTGVLNPWLVFLPTDILGMLAPRKWIAPILGAAWGAVVVFGLNGANDAAHDLPVDFLTAMQQMSTPILFLFTLFPVLAITKQFGRRWGGIAGALEVALVVTTMKLWPNMFAGALAMAAGVLLLIGLAVSKDLRQRRADREAGTTEPVLADDDPMMSLFSASAARLRRFLPLFMVLGAGVCVLAQMHIFGGGEATSFLIAKGHYSEAAQVDFYRVFGFIPLIATTALASGAYGIAGFTLVYPIGYLMPSPWLAAIVGALVFAAEVLALTWIGKVLGRLPSVRDSSEHLRSAIGDTLQLAILFGSLMAANAMGGGLGILLVGGLYLLNESMGRPVVRMAAAPAAVIIGGVLLNVLYWLDLFTPVKG, encoded by the coding sequence GTGAGCACCACACTCGCCGCCGGCGCCGGCCTCGACTTCACACTGGCCCAGCAGCTGACCGTCATAGCCCTCTGTGCGCTGACCGCCTTCATCTCGCACATGGCCCTGGCCGTCTTCAACGACGGGGTGCGTCCCTTCCTGCTGGACTTCGTCCAGGGCCGCACCACCCGCAGTGCGACGACGGCCGTGTCCTTCGGGCTCTCCGCCGGATTCATCTTCGGGCTCGGCGCCCCGATGGCGCTCTCCACCGGTGTGCTGAACCCGTGGCTGGTCTTCCTGCCCACGGACATCCTCGGCATGCTGGCACCGAGGAAGTGGATCGCCCCGATCCTCGGCGCCGCGTGGGGAGCGGTGGTGGTCTTCGGGCTGAACGGCGCGAACGACGCCGCTCATGACCTTCCGGTCGACTTCCTGACGGCGATGCAGCAGATGTCGACGCCGATCCTCTTCCTGTTCACGCTGTTCCCGGTGCTCGCCATCACGAAGCAGTTCGGACGCAGGTGGGGCGGCATCGCGGGAGCCCTCGAAGTCGCCCTCGTCGTCACGACCATGAAGCTGTGGCCGAACATGTTCGCCGGAGCGCTGGCCATGGCGGCCGGCGTGCTGCTGCTGATCGGGCTGGCCGTCTCCAAGGACCTCCGGCAGCGACGTGCCGACCGGGAGGCGGGCACCACCGAACCCGTCCTCGCGGACGACGACCCGATGATGTCGCTGTTCAGCGCGAGCGCGGCCCGTCTGCGCAGGTTCCTGCCGCTGTTCATGGTGCTCGGGGCCGGGGTGTGCGTGCTCGCCCAGATGCACATATTCGGCGGCGGCGAGGCGACGAGTTTCCTGATCGCCAAGGGGCACTACTCCGAGGCCGCCCAGGTCGACTTCTACCGGGTGTTCGGCTTCATCCCGCTGATCGCCACGACCGCCCTGGCCTCCGGCGCGTACGGCATCGCCGGATTCACGCTGGTGTACCCGATCGGCTACCTGATGCCGAGCCCGTGGCTCGCCGCGATCGTCGGCGCGCTCGTCTTCGCCGCCGAGGTGCTGGCCCTCACCTGGATCGGCAAGGTCCTCGGCAGGCTTCCGAGTGTCCGGGACTCCTCGGAGCACCTGCGCAGCGCCATCGGGGACACCCTGCAGCTCGCGATCCTCTTCGGGTCGCTGATGGCCGCGAACGCCATGGGCGGCGGGCTCGGCATCCTCCTGGTGGGCGGGCTCTACCTGCTGAACGAATCCATGGGCCGGCCGGTCGTGAGGATGGCGGCGGCTCCCGCGGCCGTCATCATCGGCGGCGTCCTGCTGAACGTCCTGTACTGGCTCGACCTGTTCACACCGGTCAAGGGCTGA
- a CDS encoding DUF2620 domain-containing protein codes for MTKILTGGVGKVEVTKTISGLGIDSLDVVQSSDMDAAMKLRAGQADYFLGTCHTGAGASLGVLVGLMGSAACHTFGRSVPTEEEVGALLADGKKVFGFSMDQIDVIAPLLARAIAARG; via the coding sequence ATGACGAAGATCCTCACCGGAGGCGTCGGCAAGGTCGAGGTCACCAAGACCATCAGCGGCCTCGGCATCGACTCGCTCGATGTCGTCCAGTCGAGCGACATGGACGCCGCGATGAAGCTCAGGGCCGGCCAGGCCGACTACTTCCTCGGTACCTGCCACACGGGGGCCGGAGCCTCCCTCGGTGTGCTCGTCGGCCTCATGGGCAGCGCCGCCTGCCACACCTTCGGGCGGAGCGTGCCGACCGAGGAGGAGGTCGGCGCCCTGCTGGCGGACGGCAAGAAGGTCTTCGGCTTCTCGATGGACCAGATCGACGTCATCGCCCCGCTCCTGGCCCGCGCCATCGCCGCCCGCGGCTGA
- a CDS encoding transcriptional antiterminator: protein MDDQLALRIRLFREGGQVPPEVVDFVAAELSSLEDEGHVVTEASAGMLTSHLMMALGRLLGGEPIEQFLTDDQVASELAGHPGAVARARAVSARAERDLGAALPESEVNFLGMHLAVLGGRSGSVPAD from the coding sequence ATGGACGACCAGCTCGCCCTGCGGATCCGGCTCTTCCGCGAAGGCGGACAGGTCCCACCCGAGGTGGTCGACTTCGTCGCCGCCGAACTGTCCTCGCTGGAGGACGAGGGGCACGTCGTCACCGAGGCGTCGGCCGGCATGCTGACCAGCCATCTGATGATGGCGCTCGGACGTCTCCTCGGCGGGGAGCCGATCGAGCAGTTCCTCACCGACGACCAGGTCGCCTCCGAGCTGGCCGGACACCCCGGGGCCGTCGCGCGCGCCCGTGCCGTGTCGGCCCGCGCCGAACGGGACCTGGGCGCGGCGCTGCCCGAATCCGAGGTCAACTTCCTCGGCATGCACCTGGCGGTACTCGGCGGCCGGTCCGGCTCCGTACCCGCCGACTGA
- the yhfZ gene encoding GntR family transcriptional regulator YhfZ — MNDFDARFLSRNGLAARQLAVLLLHHEPDTRLPRVRDFAEELGCGNGTVQAALQLLEESGAISTTARGHLGTFLAHSDRTVLWRLSGLGTLLAAMPLPYSRRYEGLATGLRGAFEEAGAPFAVTFMRGAGARTAALLEGKVDLVVLSRFAADQLIGRHPVELMADLGPATYVGAHGMLVRHGVDLDAPGLRVAVDHTSEDLRMLVERAFAGREDIEWREASYMQLHDLFARDEVDATVWNLDEAQHRIGPGVEVRPLGDEVTRELALRNSSAAIICRTDGAKALATIRDTLDLSLVTRLQSDVLKGDRIPSY, encoded by the coding sequence GTGAACGACTTCGACGCCCGCTTCCTCTCGCGCAACGGCCTCGCCGCCCGGCAGCTCGCGGTCCTGCTCCTGCATCACGAGCCGGACACCCGCCTGCCCCGCGTGCGCGACTTCGCGGAGGAACTGGGCTGCGGAAACGGCACCGTCCAGGCGGCCCTCCAGCTGCTGGAGGAGTCCGGCGCGATCTCGACGACCGCGCGCGGCCACCTCGGCACCTTCCTGGCCCACTCCGACCGTACGGTCCTGTGGCGGCTCTCGGGCCTGGGCACCCTGCTCGCGGCCATGCCCCTGCCCTACTCCCGCCGCTACGAGGGCCTGGCCACGGGGCTGCGCGGCGCCTTCGAGGAGGCGGGCGCCCCGTTCGCGGTCACGTTCATGCGCGGGGCCGGGGCCCGGACCGCCGCGCTGCTGGAAGGCAAGGTGGACCTGGTGGTCCTCTCGCGCTTCGCCGCCGACCAGCTGATCGGCCGGCACCCCGTGGAACTGATGGCCGACCTCGGACCCGCCACCTACGTCGGCGCTCACGGCATGCTCGTACGCCACGGCGTCGACCTGGACGCACCCGGACTAAGGGTGGCCGTCGACCACACCTCGGAGGACCTGCGGATGCTCGTGGAGCGCGCCTTCGCCGGCCGGGAGGACATCGAGTGGCGGGAGGCCTCCTACATGCAGCTGCACGACCTCTTCGCCCGCGACGAGGTGGACGCGACCGTCTGGAACCTGGACGAGGCGCAGCACCGGATCGGCCCGGGTGTCGAGGTGCGGCCACTCGGAGACGAGGTCACGCGGGAGCTGGCGCTGCGCAATTCCAGCGCGGCCATCATCTGCCGGACCGACGGCGCGAAGGCGCTCGCCACGATCCGCGACACGCTCGATCTGTCCCTGGTGACCAGGCTGCAGAGCGACGTGCTGAAGGGTGATCGCATCCCCTCGTACTGA
- a CDS encoding (2Fe-2S)-binding protein has product MTLAPAPAPLRTAVSSAALLASTYRRLDAACPSLDVEVAGPGTPAGQNWVDIAELAGRPGLLEDFLREEEARIMDQHDHRARPDVVASRLLHNCLWSVCLLLSGPWYLAGRVPLTRPKDVRIGRREDRYQVVPGAFACLPGDPAEGLPGVRAVSGEAALGEVLRTAVADLVRPLCAALAPRVRRGPRALWGMVEDDLVSGIWYVGRMLGEEGKAVAAAGRLLPGPVAPFPAGAGFRWLTDAAGTPHPTRDRAGCCLYYTIRPEDACTTCPRTRDAERLRRIEAERTAPAG; this is encoded by the coding sequence GTGACCCTCGCCCCGGCACCGGCACCCCTCCGGACCGCCGTGAGCTCCGCAGCACTCCTCGCCTCGACGTACCGGCGCCTCGACGCCGCGTGCCCGTCGCTGGACGTGGAGGTGGCGGGCCCCGGCACCCCCGCAGGGCAGAACTGGGTGGACATCGCCGAACTGGCGGGCAGGCCGGGCCTCCTGGAGGACTTCCTGAGGGAGGAGGAGGCCCGCATCATGGACCAGCACGACCACCGGGCCCGGCCGGACGTGGTCGCCTCCCGGCTTCTGCACAACTGCCTCTGGTCGGTGTGCCTGCTGCTGAGCGGGCCGTGGTACCTGGCCGGCCGGGTACCGCTGACGCGGCCGAAGGACGTGCGGATCGGCCGGCGGGAGGACCGCTACCAGGTGGTGCCCGGCGCCTTCGCCTGCCTGCCGGGCGACCCGGCGGAAGGGCTGCCCGGCGTACGGGCGGTGTCCGGCGAGGCGGCACTCGGCGAGGTGCTGCGCACGGCCGTCGCCGACCTGGTCCGTCCCCTGTGCGCGGCACTGGCCCCCCGGGTGCGCCGTGGCCCCCGGGCCCTGTGGGGCATGGTCGAGGACGACCTCGTCTCGGGCATCTGGTACGTGGGCCGCATGCTGGGGGAGGAGGGGAAGGCGGTGGCCGCGGCCGGAAGGCTGCTGCCGGGCCCCGTCGCCCCCTTCCCGGCCGGCGCCGGCTTCCGGTGGCTCACCGACGCCGCGGGCACCCCGCACCCGACCCGGGACCGCGCGGGCTGTTGCCTCTACTACACGATCCGCCCCGAGGACGCGTGCACGACCTGCCCCCGCACCCGCGACGCCGAGCGCCTGCGCCGCATCGAGGCGGAGCGGACGGCCCCCGCCGGGTGA
- a CDS encoding ATP-grasp domain-containing protein, with translation MQTYVLALNPTDSVVGGFLPAAARLGLSVTLLTDRPEAYGPAAALGPDVEVARCDVRDHRAVITHISRRGGPAAVFTNSDHLQTQAALAADFFGLPGKDWRAALRTKDKALMRRHLAAAGVDRVLAVEILPGQPPEECAEAGGVTYPCVVKPREGVASEDVVRADSPSELRRACADIRGRRPDDALVVEEFLPGELYTMETLGDGRTLHVLGGFRTRLSPPPHFVEERLTYVPAHPDPVRTQILDVLDALGAGFGACHTEFVVHEGRARVIEVNYRAIGDHCDLLLAELLDIPLFELILTTHLGDRLPGNLGARTDRAARVDSPCAGRAGVLTSAPGPADRTEGGVRLAYRPLRATGERHPLHRTNRDYLGILRTIGPDQDAVDRAADTFLAAQRWEITP, from the coding sequence ATGCAGACGTACGTGCTCGCCCTCAATCCGACCGACTCGGTCGTCGGTGGCTTCCTTCCGGCCGCTGCGCGGCTCGGCCTGTCCGTGACCCTCCTCACCGACCGGCCCGAGGCTTACGGACCGGCCGCCGCTCTCGGGCCGGACGTCGAGGTGGCCCGCTGCGACGTACGCGACCACCGCGCGGTGATCACCCACATCTCCCGTCGGGGCGGACCCGCCGCGGTCTTCACCAACAGCGACCACCTCCAGACGCAGGCCGCCCTGGCGGCCGACTTCTTCGGGCTGCCCGGGAAGGACTGGCGGGCCGCCCTGCGCACCAAGGACAAGGCCCTGATGCGCCGTCACCTGGCGGCCGCGGGAGTGGACCGTGTCCTGGCCGTCGAGATCCTGCCCGGTCAGCCGCCGGAGGAGTGCGCCGAAGCAGGGGGAGTGACCTACCCCTGTGTCGTGAAACCGCGTGAGGGCGTCGCGAGCGAGGACGTCGTGCGGGCGGACAGCCCGTCCGAGCTGCGGCGCGCGTGCGCGGACATCCGCGGACGCCGCCCGGACGACGCGCTGGTCGTCGAGGAGTTCCTGCCCGGGGAGCTGTACACCATGGAGACCCTGGGTGACGGCCGGACCCTGCACGTCCTGGGCGGCTTCCGCACCAGACTCTCGCCGCCGCCCCACTTCGTCGAGGAGCGGCTGACATACGTCCCCGCCCATCCCGACCCCGTGCGGACGCAGATCCTCGACGTGCTCGACGCGCTCGGTGCGGGATTCGGCGCCTGCCACACGGAGTTCGTGGTCCACGAGGGCCGGGCGCGCGTCATAGAGGTGAACTACCGCGCCATCGGGGACCACTGCGACCTCCTCCTGGCCGAACTGCTGGACATTCCGCTGTTCGAGCTCATCCTCACCACCCACCTCGGGGACCGGCTTCCCGGGAACCTGGGGGCCCGCACGGACAGGGCCGCCCGCGTCGACTCCCCGTGTGCCGGCCGTGCGGGGGTGCTGACCTCGGCTCCCGGGCCCGCCGACCGGACGGAGGGCGGCGTGCGGCTCGCCTACCGCCCCCTGCGCGCGACCGGCGAACGCCACCCGCTGCACCGCACCAACCGCGACTACCTCGGCATCCTGCGCACCATCGGCCCGGACCAGGACGCGGTGGACCGCGCGGCCGACACGTTCCTCGCCGCCCAGCGGTGGGAGATCACCCCGTGA